Proteins from a genomic interval of Rhodococcus rhodochrous:
- a CDS encoding CsbD family protein, with amino-acid sequence MTVVEDSPSDRARPGPADKARLGLKQTVFGKAKEVAGALTGNDSLTTEGRLEQEQARQTRKADTLSHMAEAESDEAVEQLDAVREAGQQEREAVQQRTDAVESQAEREARVRKQAAELEQEENIVRGRSDAAREVTAAEQRARREENEQVTDAAAAVAAADEDHRRASHDAERARLQAEEERRKAEALERTLTDEPDH; translated from the coding sequence ATGACCGTGGTCGAAGACAGCCCATCCGACAGGGCTCGCCCTGGTCCGGCCGACAAGGCACGCCTCGGGTTGAAGCAGACCGTGTTCGGCAAGGCGAAGGAGGTCGCCGGCGCTCTGACCGGCAACGACTCCCTCACCACCGAAGGCCGTCTCGAGCAGGAGCAGGCCCGGCAGACCAGGAAGGCCGACACCCTCTCGCACATGGCCGAGGCCGAGAGCGACGAGGCGGTCGAGCAGCTCGACGCCGTCCGCGAGGCCGGACAGCAGGAGCGCGAGGCCGTGCAGCAGCGGACCGACGCCGTCGAGTCGCAGGCCGAGCGGGAGGCACGGGTCCGCAAACAGGCCGCCGAGCTCGAACAAGAGGAGAACATCGTCCGAGGGCGATCCGACGCCGCCCGCGAGGTCACGGCCGCGGAACAGCGGGCACGCCGTGAGGAGAACGAGCAGGTCACGGATGCCGCCGCAGCGGTCGCGGCCGCCGACGAGGACCACCGACGCGCCTCCCACGACGCCGAACGTGCACGCCTCCAGGCCGAGGAGGAACGTCGCAAGGCCGAAGCCCTCGAACGCACGCTGACCGACGAGCCGGATCACTGA
- a CDS encoding alpha/beta hydrolase has translation MIDAVAFTLDGHAGALAARTWVGETPRYVVLLCHGYGEHCGRYEYVAARLVADGAAVYAVDHIGHGLSDGERVLIDDFEKVVDDFRLLDLTARREHPDLPVVLVGHSMGGMIAARYAQRYGSELAAVVLSGPVLGRWAAVDALLTAEEIPDTPIDPSTLSRDPEVGRAYVADPLVWHGPFKRTTVQALKTCIDTITAAGAIDDVPVLWLHGEDDRLVPLDGTATGWSSLAGRGSSSKTYPEARHEIFNETNRDEVLGDVVDFVGAHIRPLETLED, from the coding sequence ATGATCGACGCTGTCGCCTTCACCCTCGACGGACACGCCGGCGCCCTCGCGGCCCGCACGTGGGTCGGTGAGACCCCGCGCTACGTGGTGCTGTTGTGCCACGGCTACGGCGAGCACTGCGGACGCTACGAGTACGTGGCCGCGCGCCTCGTCGCCGACGGCGCCGCCGTCTACGCGGTGGACCACATCGGTCACGGTCTCAGCGACGGCGAGCGCGTCCTCATCGACGACTTCGAGAAGGTGGTCGACGACTTCCGTCTGCTCGATCTCACGGCGCGCCGCGAGCATCCCGACCTGCCGGTCGTGCTCGTCGGACACTCGATGGGCGGCATGATCGCCGCCCGGTACGCGCAGCGATACGGCTCGGAACTGGCCGCGGTGGTTCTGTCCGGCCCGGTCCTCGGCAGGTGGGCGGCCGTCGACGCCCTGCTCACGGCCGAGGAGATCCCCGATACCCCCATCGATCCGTCCACCCTCTCCCGCGATCCCGAGGTGGGTCGCGCCTATGTGGCCGACCCGCTCGTCTGGCACGGCCCGTTCAAGCGCACCACCGTGCAGGCACTGAAGACCTGCATCGACACGATCACCGCCGCAGGTGCCATCGACGACGTGCCCGTGCTGTGGTTGCACGGCGAGGACGATCGACTGGTTCCCCTCGACGGCACCGCCACCGGATGGTCGTCGCTGGCAGGTCGCGGGTCGTCGTCGAAGACCTATCCCGAGGCACGGCACGAGATCTTCAACGAGACGAACCGGGACGAGGTCCTGGGCGATGTCGTCGACTTCGTCGGCGCGCACATCCGCCCTCTCGAGACTCTCGAGGATTGA
- a CDS encoding nuclear transport factor 2 family protein gives MAPSRDAIRATVENYVKSVASGTVDDVLALYAPGATVEDPVGTPVRATEAEIREFYGVVEPLAQTGELITLKIAESNAAFVFRLVTHLGEQDLIMEVVDVMTFDDDARITSMRAFWSQEDMQTVPAS, from the coding sequence ATGGCACCGAGTCGGGACGCGATCCGCGCCACCGTCGAGAACTATGTGAAGTCCGTGGCCTCGGGCACCGTCGACGATGTCCTCGCCCTGTACGCGCCGGGCGCGACGGTCGAGGATCCGGTCGGCACGCCGGTCCGCGCCACCGAGGCCGAGATCCGCGAGTTCTACGGCGTGGTCGAACCGCTCGCGCAGACCGGTGAGCTGATCACCCTCAAGATCGCGGAGAGCAACGCCGCTTTCGTGTTCCGTCTGGTCACGCACCTGGGTGAGCAGGATCTGATCATGGAGGTCGTCGACGTGATGACCTTCGACGACGACGCGAGGATCACGAGCATGAGGGCGTTCTGGAGCCAGGAGGACATGCAGACCGTCCCCGCCTCCTGA